The genome window CTCCGTCGTATAGGGAGGCTTCACCATTCCTCCGCGAAGATTCAATCGGACCGGCCTCGTCAGACGCGAAAAAGGGACGGAGGTAGTTCTACCATTGGTCTGCACCGGAGCTCTGCAGTAGCATTCTTGCTACCGGATCGTCGGATGGTACCTGCCAGCGTTTTTCCGTTCTCCCTCCCGAGGACGTTGCGATTTGGATCGTCATTTCACCCTCCTGATTCATGCGCTACCCAATGTCGTAGTACATCGGTCCGTGTTCAGGGCGGATGCCCTGTGAGGACAGCGAGATGTAGCTGACCTCGATCACTCTCATGGAGTTGGCACCTCATCGGAGCGGTCAGCGGCTCAGTTTGCGGTGTATGGCCGCTACCCAACCGGAAGGTCCGACCCACAGAGAGCCACACCAGCCACTTCACCTCTTCGACTTCACCGCGCTATCGCCGCTCATCGCCTCGAGTAACGACATTGCGTCGGTGTATGGATGGGTGACACGAAATTCCCCCATTTGGTGGCATTGGCCGAAAACACGACCTATCGTTTTAGGATCAGAACAAACTTGACCTGAAGCGAGCAGAATGATGAAACAATTGATTGGATTTGTTGGCGCCGTCACCATCTTGGCATGCCTGGCGATTTGGATGCCTGAGTACATGGAGGCTCGAGAAAGCCGGGGCGGTCATCGGGTCAATGTTTTGTCAAATCAAAGCGGTGGAACATCGGACCCTGAGTTCATTGCATTCTGGGAATCGATTCATCGGGATCGGCTGCTCGAGTACGTTGATCGATACAATGAGACCGGACAGGTTGATCTGGACTCGCTCTCGAAGTGCGCCGATTTTGATGCCTATTCAGTCTACTTGCGAATCTCGAAATTGGAGTCCGTCAAGAAGTTTGAGTATGCACTGCGTTTCACAGACAGCCTGTTGGAATTTCAAGACCGTTTGACGCGTTGACTTGTGGCGTGTGTTGGGGGTCAAGTTGCCGGGAGCGATAAAGGGGGACGGAGTTCTTTTAACCAAATCGCTGCACCGGAGAGCTTCGGACGCATTCTTGCTGGTGGATCGTCGAATGGTGCCAAGCACCATCGTTCGGCTCGATAAGGCCCGAAGGGCCGATACATCCATTGCCGGGGTCGTCAGGCCCCGGAACGATGAACCGCCCAAACAGTCCCCACGACGGCCCCGTCCGGGGCGGCCTGCTGGGTTCCGCATCGGTCTCGGGGCTTCCGCCCCGAGCTACGGACGATTGCCCCATCCGGGGCGAAAGTGGAGAAGCCCGATGAAGCCGGCTCGTTTTCCAAAAAGCCTCCAATACGGAGGTCGTGCAGTTTTGAAGTGCCGTGCTCGCAAGGTTGAAATCAGCCTCCTGAACGCAATTGGGGAGGATCGGAATGCGAGCGTTCAGCGAGAATTCCGGGGAGGGTAATGTGCGCCTTTTCCCATGCTCGGCCCTCACCCTCGCGTACGCCTGAACGGCGTCGCTCGACCGCTCACCAAACTTCGTTTCAGGAGAGGTACGCCGTGTGGGAATCTGCCGAAAAGCGGCATCAAAAAACCGCACGATCTCTACTCACGGCAGATTTGCGTGTCGATCAATTGATCGTTCCCACAGCAGCGACGTTCTTACAATGGACAAGATCCTTGTGGACGTTGCTGGGTGCCAATAGCGAATGGGCAAAGAGGCGTTGAGGCGAGAGGCGTCCAAAGGTGCCTCAGGCAGGTGGCCCCACCTCTGTTGGCAGTTCGACCGGTGCGACGTCCACCTTGACGGCAAGGGTCGTGTCGCCGCCGCCTAGTACGATGCCGCGCATGGGGCTGATGTCGTCATAATCTCGACCCACACAAACCGGAATATGGTCGACGCCGATTTGACACGCATTGGTCGGATCAAAATCGATCCAGCCCAACGTTTCTCCCGCGTAGACACTGATCCACGCGTGCGATTCGTCGTTGCCAATCAATCGCGGTTTTCCCGGGGGAGGCAAGGTTCGCAAGTAACCGCTGACATAACGGGCCGGCAATCCTAGGCTTCGCAAACATGCAATTTGGACATGCGAAAAATCTTGGCAAACACCCGCTTTCAATTCGAACGCGGCTTGTGTGGTGGTCGCGACATCGGTGGCCGTCGAATCGTATTGAAAGTCCTCGTTGATGTGCTTGGTCAAATGAAGCACTGCATCCAAGAGCGAGGAGGACTCGTCCATGATCGACCTGGCATACTCGGCGAAGTGGTCGCCCAAAGGAATGCGAGGTGAAGCGAAGATATATTCCTTCGCGAAAAGATCCGACTCATTTTGGCCCGTTCGAATCGCGTTGACCAATTCAGCCACCGTTGGAATGCCGGGCGAATCGAATGGGTTGATCGCGTTGACTTGCACCTGACTGGTGACATTGACGACCAAAGCCTCATGCGGCGATTCGATTGCAAACGAATCGACAATGTTGCCAAAGTAGTCCGGGTGCATGTCGATTTTCGCAGGCACCGGATCAATCGAAACCGAACACTGGTTGCAAACCACCGACGGCGGACGAGTTTGCGGACGCATGCGAAGTTGATTCAAGCAGACCGCAACGGGTTCGCTGTATCTGTACTTCGTTTCGTGAACGATGTTGTAAGTAACCGACCGAGGCATAAAATTCACCCTTGAGTCGCTTCGGGAGGCATCAATGACTCATCCAACGTTTGTTCGCGGTCACCAGTCAGAGTTTGTTCCGGCGCGGTGTGGATGAGGTATCGCCCCGCGATGGCATTGGCGAGCTGAGGGATTCTGGCCTGGACCAATTCGAGTAAGCGTTGCAGTTCGGCACGATTCCCCGACTCGCTGACTTCTGTCAATGTCGCCACGTCGGCAATCAACAACGGGTGCTGAAGTTCTCGCGCCAAACGCTCGTCTGCACCCAATGCGACCCGTCCGGGTTCGGTTGGCAAATCGTTGAGCAACTGTTGGATGTCGTTGAGTTGAAAACGCAGTGATCGTGGGTTGGTTTCATCCGTGACCATCAAATCAATCGTCGGTGCGGGACGAACCAACGACAAATATCGCGAACGATACGTCATCAAACTGTCGGTCGCATCGAGGATGCTTTCGCACAAGCCGACTTCGTCCGCGATCGGTCGGACCATCGTGGCAAGCAACAATTCCGCGGTCTGATCGGCTCGTTCCAAACGACGTCCCAACAAGACAAAACGCCATCCATGGGTTCGCGTGAGGCTTTCCGCAGTCAATCCACTGAACGCCATCAGGTGAGTGATCAGACGATTGAGTCGCTCCATCGCTCGAGAAACGTTGATCGTCGATGGTCGCCGCGAACCAGAAATATCCGCGTGCACACTCTGGAAAATTCGATAGGCATCGAGCGAGATCCGATCGCGAACCGCGGTCGCGTTGTGCAGCGCACTGGCGACCGATATTTGCAATGCGCGTGGATTGGAGGTGTCGAACACACTGGCGGGCAACATGCTGTCCACTTGCGGCATCGCGCCGTCGAGACCTTCAATCGCGTAGTCCGGTTCCAATTGGCCGACAGCCGCCAAAGCAGCAATCAACCTCGACATTTCGGGCGGATCAGTGAGGTCGTCTTCACCGACCAAACGAGCCAACGTCGTCCGCAGCAATCGTGCAATGGATTCACAACGCTCGACATAACGTCCCAACCAAAACAGATGCTCCGCCACGCGACTCGGCAATTCGGCGCCGCTACGTCGCAACACAATCGTGCTCTCGTCATTCGATAGCAACGTCGTGTCATGGTCGACGGGTTTGTCGCTCACGATCCAACAATCTTGCGTCAGCTGACCCTGCGTGGGCGAGTTGCTCAGCAGATCCTCTTTGGGACTGACACGAGCCAAGGCACCCGGCAACACTTCGATACTGGTTTTGGTCTGCAACACGAACGTTCGCAGTGAGACGTGCCACGGTTCGAATCGCTCGCCGTGCCACACGGGCGTGACGCTGTGAGCCAAACGATGCTGTCCGACAAATCGGTTGGGCTGCGCCTTGATTCGACGAACCAACGCCTCCTTCTCTTCGGCTGTGCAGCGGACCGGCATCACCGGACGAGTGTCGTTGACCGCGAATGCGTCTCGCAAAACCAATTCGTCGAGATGTTCCAGCACATAGCGACGTTCTTTCTCGGCCCCACACCAATACGTCGCGACGCTGGGGAGTTGCAGCGTTTCACCGAGCAACAACTTTGCGGCAGCGGGCAAGAATGGAATCAAAGCGGGCATCTCGGCGATCGCGGTGCCGATGGAATTGACCACCGCCAATTGGCCGCCGCGTTTGCATCGCAACAAACCTGTCACGCCTTCGGTCGAATGACCATCCAATTCCAGTGGATCACACTTCCGATCAGAAACGTGTCGCCAAAGAACTTCGATGGGCAGCAATCCACCCAACGTTTTCAAATGCAACCGCTCGCCACGCACGGCCAAATCACGGCCTTGCACGAGTGTGTATCCCAGATACCTCGCCAAATAAGCGTCTTCAAAATCGCGGTAACTGCCGTGTCCGGGCGTCAGCAAAGCAACCCGTGGATTCTCGTTTTGGCGAGGTGCCAGTGAACGGAAGTGCCGCCGCATCGTCCCGAAAAAAGATGCCAATCGACGCACGTTCGCTGCACGACTGAGATGCGGGAAAACGCGGCCGTGAACGATGCGGTTCTCTAGCAAATAGCCCAATCCGCTCGGCGCCCGGGTGCGATCACCGGTGACCCACCAAGCGCCATCGCTGGCACGTGCGACATCGAAGCCAACCAAGTGCAACCGATGTCCGGCCGAGACGGACAAGTTGTGATAGACGCGAAGGAACCGGGGATTGTCCCACAACAATTCCGGCGGCAACACGCGCTCGCGAATGAGTCGTTGAGGCCCAAGCAGGTCAGCCAAGATGGCTTCGAGGACGCGAGTTCGTTGTGCCAACCCGGTCGCCAACCGATTCCAGTCGTCGTCCGCGATTGCCATTGGAACGGTTGCCAATTGCCACGGACGAGTCTGCGTGCCTTCGCCCGTATCAATCTGAAAAGTCGAACCGTTTTCGCGAATCAATTGCTCGATTTGCGATTCGCGATCGTTCAGTCCCGATGCGCCGAGTGCCGAGACTTCATCGGCAATGCTTTTCCAACACGGACGCAACGGCCCATCGGGCAGCCGACATTCGTCGTATCGTTCCGCCATCGTGGCGTAGTTTGCCAGTGACAGAGCCGGGGGCGGTGCCGGCGATGATTCACTGGATTGGGCAGCTGCGGTGGGAATCGGCACGTTCACCTGTGGTTCGATCTGAGTTGGCAACAGCGACGACCCAAGGATCATCCATCTGGGTCAACACACTTCGTCGCGGTTAAGCGTTGACGCTCAATTGTAACGAAGCTCGTGGATTAACGAATAACCTGATCAGCGGCTGGTATTCACCATTTCCAAGGAAACTCGCGGCCTCAACAACGGTTTTCAGAGTTTCTTTATCCGCGTCGTAGATCCATCGTCACAGGGAACGGCTCAAATCCAGTTCGCGGTGGCAATCCAGGCAACACAATTTCGCCACCCGTCAGCGTCAATTCACGGAAACGCGATGCGCGACGCGATTCGGCTTCCTTCGGATTGACCGGGAAACGCTCGTGACTGAGTCCGCCCGGGTGGACGGTGTGGTAAGTGCACCCGCCAATGGAACGATGAGCCGCTCGGTTCACCAGATCAAATCGCAGCGGGGTGTGGATGCCGATTGTCGGATGCAAACATCGAGGTGGCTGCCACGCTCGATAGCGAATGCCAGCGACGTATTGCCCAGCGACGCCGGTCGCATGAAGCGGAACTTCGCGGCCCGCAACCATCAACGCGTGACGATCGGGTTCCAAACCTTCGACCAAGACCTGCAATCGTTCGAGCGATGAATCAACAAACCGAGTCGTGCCGCTCGCGCCGGGTTCTTCGCCCATTACGTACCAAGGCTCGATCGCACTTCGAAGTTCCACACGCATTCCATCGAGAACCATTTCCCCAATCAACGGGAACCGGAATTCGTGATGCACCGCGAACCAATCCGCTGACATCGGGGATCCCTTGGCGTTGAGTTCCCCGACCAGTTGCGTGAGGTCCTGCCAAGCAAAGTGAGGCAGCAAGAATTGATCGTGAAGCCGTGTGCCCCAGTGTTGGATCGGGCGGTCGTAGGGTTTTTGCCAGAACGCGGCGACACACGATCGAATCAATAACAACTGAGCCAAACTCATTTGTTCGTGCGGCGGCATTTCAAAACCACGCAATTCGACCAAGCCCAAACGACCGGTGGAACTGTCCGGCGAATACAACTTGTCGACGCAGATTTCGGCGCGGTGCGTGTTGCCGGTCAAATCAACCATCAAGTCACGGAACAAACGGTCGACCAACCACGGCGGTACATCCGTTTCTGACGGCGGCAACTGACTCAGCGCGATATCCATCTCGTAAGCCGCGTCCTGCCTTGCCTCGTCCATCCGAGGCGCTTGGCTGGTCGGGCCGATGAAACGACTGCTGAACATGTACGACAGCGACGGGTGATTGTTCCAGAACCGAATGAAGCTGGCTAACAAATCTGGCCGTCGCAAGAACGGGCTTTCGTTGGTTGATCGCCCGCCCATCACGATGTGGTTCCCGCCACCAGTCCCAGTGTGGTAGCCGTCCAGATCGAACTTCTCGGTTCCCAACCGTGATTTGCGGGCTTCGTGATATAGCGATTCAGTCAATTCAACCAACTCATCCCATGACGCCGTTGGTTGCGTGTTGACTTCGATCACACCTGGGTCAGGAGTGACCTTGAACAACTCAATTCGATCGTCCGATGGAGGCAAGTACCCCTCGATGATGACCGGCAGTTCAGTCGCCGCACAAGTCTGCTCGATCGCTGTGACCAGATCCAAGTAGTCTTCGATCCGCTGCGTTGGCGGCATGAAGACATACAACCGGCCATAGCGACATTCGACGCAAAGTGCCGTTTGCACGACATCTTCACTGGTTGGCAAATTGTCGTCGTCTTCTTCATCCAAAACCTGAGGATGAATCCGTGTGCGTGCCTCTTCTCGAGAATCTCCTCGTTGCTGGGTGCGAGGATCCTGTTCATTGCCGCGCGGCATGTCCGTCGATGGCAGCGGTCCATGCGGAGCGGTCGGGTCCATCGGTGCGGTGTAGAACGGAACTTCCGAAGCGGAAGCAACCGGCAAACGGTCCAACGGCAATCGCAAACCAATCGGCGAATCACCAGGAATCAAATACACCCGTTCGCTTCGAACCGGCCATCGCCCACTGATCCAACCCGGACGAGCCTGCCACCACGCCCGACGAACGGGAAGCACGAATCCAACCGGTGACCCCAATCCCGCGTTGAACGTCCGCATCATCATCGCGCGTTCGTTGGGGTCTTCTAACTTCGGGTCCGTTGGCTCGACGTCAATCGGAAGACGGTTCTCTCGCCACAGGTAGTGAAAGACGTCTTCGTGAACTGGAAACGTCATTCGAGCGCTGACATTCAGCTCACGGGCCAAAGATTTCACGAAACGTTCGGCATCGCGATGAGTGTGACCGTAGTCTTTGCCTTCGTCAGCGATCCACTGATCATCGTGCCAAATCGATTGTCCATCGCGACGCCACAAACAGGTCAGCGCCCACCGAGGCAGTGACTCACCGGGATACCATTTGCCTTGTCCGTAGTGCAGCAAACTGCCGGGAGCCCAGCGTTCGCGCAGTCGCGTGAGCAGCACATTGCTGAGCACACGTTTCTCTTCGCCAACCGCATCTGTGTTCCACTGCGGGTCATCCATGTTGTCGATTGAAACAAACGTGGGTTCGCCACCCATCGTCAACCGCACATCAGCGGCTTCCAGTTGCTCATCGATCTCTCGACCGGCCTGCAGAATGTCTTGCCAAGTGGATTCGGCGTACGGCTTCGTCACCCGTGGATCTTCATGGACCCGCGTGACTGTCATCTCGTGCTCAAATTCGACTTCACACGGTTCGTGTCCACCAATGATCGGTGCCGCGTCGGTGAACGTCGGCGTGCAGGCCAGTGGAATGTGACCTTCGCCGGCCATCAAACCGCTGGTCGGGTCCAGTCCGACCCATCCGGCACCCGGAAGGTAAACCTCGGTCCAAGCGTGCAAATCGCAGAAGTCTTCGGTCGGTCCATTTGGCCCATCCAAGGATTCTTGATCGGCAGTCAACTGAATCAAATAGCCCGAGACAAACCGTGCGGCCATCCCCATGTGACGAAAAGCGTTGACCAGCAACCATGCCGAGTCACGACACGAACCGCTGCACAGCGTCAGCGTTTCTTCCGGTGTTTGAACACCCGGTTCCATGCGAATTTTGTAGTCGACCTTCGACTGAGCGGCTCGATTGACATCGACCAAGAAATCGATGATTCGCTCCGACTTCTTGGGAAGCGTCTCAATCCACTGCTCGAACTTCGGCGTCATCTCCACCGGCGCCAAATAGCTGGCCAGTTGCCGTTTGACTTGATCGTCGTATTCGAACGGCCATTCCTGAGCCGAATCATCGACGAAGAACTCAAACGGATTGATCACGGTCATGTCCGCGACCAAGTCCACGCAAACCGTGAAGTGATCCGTCGGTTTTTCAAACACCAATCGCGCAACCGGGTTGGCAAACGGATCTTGTTGCCAGTTGCAGAAATGGTCCTCTGGCGAGATCGCTAGGTTGTACGACACGATGGGCGTTCGACCGTGATAGGCCGGACGCAATCGGACTTGTTGAGAACCGACCATGATCGGTCGTTCGTACTTGTAAGACGTTTTATGATGCAGCGCGACGCGGATCGTCATGTATTCACCGAGATTTGAAAATAGTCTTGTCCAAGAGCCTCACCGATTCGGTTGATCTCGGTTTGCACCGAATCAACGAATTGGTGCATGCCGCCCGCCAGGGCTTCTTCGACTTGTGTGTGAGCCAAACGATGCTGCAGTTCGTCGAGTATGGGACCCGCCGTCCGCGCCATATCACTGGAAGAGGCTTCTTCGATTTCACCAAGCGACCAGTTTGCTGATGCGATGCAGTGGTGAATCGATCTTGGAAAACTACGATTGAAGAGGAAGAAGTCAACGACCTTTTCAATTTCAATTTGATGGTGATCACGTCGATAGGCTTCGATCCCGCTGATTGCGAGAAGCAGCGCCGACCATTGCAAATCATCCACCGCCGTGCCAACGTCGGCCAAGTTCGGTAATAAGTTGAAGTACTTCACATCCAGGATGCGAGACGTCTTGTCGGCCCGCTCCAGCATGCGACCCAGGTTCGCGAAATGCCAGCCGCTGTCTTGGGCCATGGTGCTGGCAAAGACACCACTCCATAACAACGTTTGTTTGCGTACCGCGTCAAAGAACTGGCTGGTCGGATCCATCGCCGCAGCCGGCGAGGCGTCACCGACAAAGTGATAGAACTCATTCAATTGTTCAAACGCTTCGGATGACAACGTCTCGCGAACGCCCCGGGCATTTTCGCGAGCCGCACGCAAGCATGAAACCATGCTGTTGGGATACTCATCGTCAAAAGCGAGAAACTGAACAACATTGCGACTGTCCGGTTTGCCGTACTTCTCTTCAAACCATTCTTCGTCGGCAGTGACCTGCACCAACGGACTCCATGGATCAACCAAGTTTTCAGGTTGATCCAGGATCAAGTTCAGAGTGACCTCCAGGAAACGTGCAATGTTCTCGGCACGTTCCACTTGGCGACTCATCCAATAAACGGATTCAGCAACGCGTGAAAGCATATCAGTGGTGTCAGCGAAGAAAAGAAAAGCGGCGGTGGGATTGCAAAGAGAGTGACGGCGAAAACGGATCAAAGCAGGGTTGCCATCGTGGCCGACCAAACCCTGCCCAAGTCTTAAACCCGCGCGATGGCTTCACCAGCTTGGGCCACCACCCACGTGTCCTTGCTGCCGCCACCTTGGGACGAGTTCACGACGAGACAGCCCTTCTTGAGCGCCACACGAGTCAAACCGCCTGGCAGAACCCAGACGTCATCCGGACCATCACACAGAATATAAGGTCGCAAATCGACGTGACGTCCTTCCAAATGATCGCCCACCATGGTCGGAACCCTGGACAATTGCAGGGTTGGTTGAGCGATGTAATTGCGAGGATTCTCGATGATTTTCTCGGCGAATTCTTGGCGTTCTTCTGGTGTCGCGTGCGGACCAATCAAGATGCCGTACCCGCCCGATTCGCCCGCCGCTTTCACGACCAACTCGTCCAAGTGATCCAGCACGTAAGCGCGGTCTTCTTCTCGGTCGCACAAGTAAGTTGGCACATTGGATAGGATCGGTTCTTCGCCAAGATAGTATCGGATCATCTCCGGCACATATGCGTAAACCACTTTGTCATCAGCAACACCGGTACCAGGTGCATTGGCCAAAGCCACATTGCCGGCACGATACGCCGACATCAGTCCGGGGACACCCAACACTGATTTCGGGTTGAACACTTTCGGATCCAAGAACGTGTCATCGACGCGTCGATAAATCACGTCCACGCTTTGAAGGCCATCGGTCGTTCGCATGTAGACACGATCGTCCTTGACCAACAAGTCTCGGCCTTCGACCAGCTCGACGCCCATCTGGTGAGCCAGGTAAGAATGCTCGTAGTAAGCGCTGTTGTAGACTCCCGGTGTCAGAACAACCACGTTGGGATTCGTGATATGGGCGGGTGCCATTCGGCGAAGCATCTGATAGAGCCGTGCGGGATAGTCGCTGACCGGGCGGACCATCGATGCCGTGAAGGCTTGCGGGAAGTTTCGCTTCATCACCGAGCGGTTTTGCAACACATACGAAACACCCGATGGGCAACGCAGGTTGTCTTCCAATACGAACACGTTGCCGTCGTTGTCGCGAACGAGGTCGGTTCCCGTGATGTGGCACCAAACGTCGTGTGGCGGACGAAGGCCTCGGCACTGAGGCAAATAGGCCGGGCATGAATCCACGATTGACGCCGGAATGATGCCGTCTTCGATGATTTTTCGTTCGTTGTAGATGTCCGAAAGAAATCGGTTGAGCGCGCGAATGCGTTGCTTCAGTCCGCTATCGATGTGCGTCCAAACATCGGGCGCGATGATTCGCGGAACGATGTCGAACGGCATGATTTTTTCGGTACCAGCCGAATCGCTATAGACCGTGAACGTGATGCCCATCTGGTACAGGGATCGTTCGATCGCCAACTGTCGACGATTCAGCTCACCCGACGGCAGCCGGTTGATCAAATCGACCAGTGCGACGGCATCGGGCCGCGCACAGGCATCTTGATCCACCACTTCATCGAAGAACGATCCCGTCTCGTAACCGTCCAAACAAGGAACCGGCCCCGACTGAGATTGCATCTGTCCGTTTTGAGATTGACCGGCCTGAGCCTGAGCCAACTGCGACTGAGTTTGTTGCGGCTGATTTTGCATGGAGCAATCTACCGGTTCGCGTTCACGAAACCGGCCAACAGAGTAAACACGACGACACTCATCCCTCTCAACCACCGAACAATCGGTAGGGGTTCACGGTCAGTCCGCCTCTGACTGATACGCTGCAGTGTATCTCAACTGATGGTGCCAATGAAACGACTTGACTGTGACGATCTCGAAGGAAGGTCAGATTTCCACCGCGAAGCATTAGCAGTGCGGTGAATGCCATAAACGAACGTATGAGTCACTCAAACACTGACCGAAACCGGCAGAACCACGGGTTCGAATTTCACGTGTTTGACCGCGGCGCCGGCGTTGTAAAAGTCAATCCCAGCGACATGGACACCACGGAGGCACCGGTGAGTGTGACCAAACACGACTTGGCCAATGTTGTGGTGCATCCAATCAGGTTGTTGCCTCGCCCAGTGAAGCAAACGCAAACAAGTCGACCGGCGACGATGTGCCACTCCCGCTGCGGCCAAATGCAATCGCGCGGTCACCGCAGCGTCGTACAAACCGTTTTGTAGATTGGCCGGCGAGGTGGCTGGTTCGTGAGCCCAACGGTTTCGATATTGATCCAGTCCGACAGAATTGCGACCACCCTCGATCACGTCGCCGTGGACCATCAATGTGTCGGCCAGACGAATCGCATCCAATCCCACATAAACGGAACCCGGTCGCATCGGCAGCCGAATGTGCTGAGCTGCCCCCGTCGAGTCCGAGTTGTCCCCATTGGTATCGCTCGGCGACAAGTTTTCGGGCTGAGTGTGCGGAAGAGCCCACTGATCCAGCGACTCGCGAAAAGCGGCTTGGGCGTCGTGATTGCCGGTGAGATAAACGAACGTCTTCTCCGGAAATTCAGCTCGCCAGGCTTCCAACCAATCGATCGCGGCTTTGCGAGACACATCGCCGCCACCGATCCGACTCCAGCAAAAGTCGAACAGATCGCCGCCCCATACGCAGACGTCCGAGGCCTCCACCGCCCGTCGAATTGTCGCTTCATGCCGCTCATAATTGCAGCGTGAACTGAACAGATGCAGATCCGAGATGAATGCCAGTTGAAGCGGATCGGTAGGATCAGACTCGGGAACTAATTCCGCCAACCTGGGCGGCGTGTTACCGTTCTCCGATAGTTGTTTTTTCCTACGCTTCAACATTTCTCTCTCGCAGTGTTTGGTCGACCATGACCGTGACTCCTCCCGATTCGACACCCTCGGATTCTGAACCAACAGGTTTCGAACCCGCGAAAACCGTGCCTACTAAAGTAACCGCCGTCCGCCGCCATGTGCTGAAGGCTTTGGTCGCCCTGATCGCAGGCATCATTGTCGTCGGGCTGATTCAGTCCCGAGCCCACGAAACCGACTATCAAAAAGCTCTGCTGCAAAGTTTGGCGGCCGGAGGATTCGCGTTGCTGGTCGTGTTGTATCAGCTACAGCGAGCCAGCGCAGCGGCGGCACTGGCGTGGTTGGTGCCGGCCAGTTGCTTGGCGATGGTTCTCGCAGCTGTCACTTTTCTTCGATTCGAGAGTTTTTCGGGTGAGATGGTTCCACGCTTTTCATGGCGATTCGGCAGCGCGGAGACTCCCGATCTGAAAGTCACCCCGCTGGCTCAAACTGACTCCGATGAACCAACCGTCGAATCGG of Rhodopirellula bahusiensis contains these proteins:
- a CDS encoding alpha-E domain-containing protein, encoding MLSRVAESVYWMSRQVERAENIARFLEVTLNLILDQPENLVDPWSPLVQVTADEEWFEEKYGKPDSRNVVQFLAFDDEYPNSMVSCLRAARENARGVRETLSSEAFEQLNEFYHFVGDASPAAAMDPTSQFFDAVRKQTLLWSGVFASTMAQDSGWHFANLGRMLERADKTSRILDVKYFNLLPNLADVGTAVDDLQWSALLLAISGIEAYRRDHHQIEIEKVVDFFLFNRSFPRSIHHCIASANWSLGEIEEASSSDMARTAGPILDELQHRLAHTQVEEALAGGMHQFVDSVQTEINRIGEALGQDYFQISVNT
- a CDS encoding transglutaminase family protein; amino-acid sequence: MPRSVTYNIVHETKYRYSEPVAVCLNQLRMRPQTRPPSVVCNQCSVSIDPVPAKIDMHPDYFGNIVDSFAIESPHEALVVNVTSQVQVNAINPFDSPGIPTVAELVNAIRTGQNESDLFAKEYIFASPRIPLGDHFAEYARSIMDESSSLLDAVLHLTKHINEDFQYDSTATDVATTTQAAFELKAGVCQDFSHVQIACLRSLGLPARYVSGYLRTLPPPGKPRLIGNDESHAWISVYAGETLGWIDFDPTNACQIGVDHIPVCVGRDYDDISPMRGIVLGGGDTTLAVKVDVAPVELPTEVGPPA
- a CDS encoding transglutaminase family protein; this translates as MTIRVALHHKTSYKYERPIMVGSQQVRLRPAYHGRTPIVSYNLAISPEDHFCNWQQDPFANPVARLVFEKPTDHFTVCVDLVADMTVINPFEFFVDDSAQEWPFEYDDQVKRQLASYLAPVEMTPKFEQWIETLPKKSERIIDFLVDVNRAAQSKVDYKIRMEPGVQTPEETLTLCSGSCRDSAWLLVNAFRHMGMAARFVSGYLIQLTADQESLDGPNGPTEDFCDLHAWTEVYLPGAGWVGLDPTSGLMAGEGHIPLACTPTFTDAAPIIGGHEPCEVEFEHEMTVTRVHEDPRVTKPYAESTWQDILQAGREIDEQLEAADVRLTMGGEPTFVSIDNMDDPQWNTDAVGEEKRVLSNVLLTRLRERWAPGSLLHYGQGKWYPGESLPRWALTCLWRRDGQSIWHDDQWIADEGKDYGHTHRDAERFVKSLARELNVSARMTFPVHEDVFHYLWRENRLPIDVEPTDPKLEDPNERAMMMRTFNAGLGSPVGFVLPVRRAWWQARPGWISGRWPVRSERVYLIPGDSPIGLRLPLDRLPVASASEVPFYTAPMDPTAPHGPLPSTDMPRGNEQDPRTQQRGDSREEARTRIHPQVLDEEDDDNLPTSEDVVQTALCVECRYGRLYVFMPPTQRIEDYLDLVTAIEQTCAATELPVIIEGYLPPSDDRIELFKVTPDPGVIEVNTQPTASWDELVELTESLYHEARKSRLGTEKFDLDGYHTGTGGGNHIVMGGRSTNESPFLRRPDLLASFIRFWNNHPSLSYMFSSRFIGPTSQAPRMDEARQDAAYEMDIALSQLPPSETDVPPWLVDRLFRDLMVDLTGNTHRAEICVDKLYSPDSSTGRLGLVELRGFEMPPHEQMSLAQLLLIRSCVAAFWQKPYDRPIQHWGTRLHDQFLLPHFAWQDLTQLVGELNAKGSPMSADWFAVHHEFRFPLIGEMVLDGMRVELRSAIEPWYVMGEEPGASGTTRFVDSSLERLQVLVEGLEPDRHALMVAGREVPLHATGVAGQYVAGIRYRAWQPPRCLHPTIGIHTPLRFDLVNRAAHRSIGGCTYHTVHPGGLSHERFPVNPKEAESRRASRFRELTLTGGEIVLPGLPPRTGFEPFPVTMDLRRG
- a CDS encoding circularly permuted type 2 ATP-grasp protein, whose translation is MILGSSLLPTQIEPQVNVPIPTAAAQSSESSPAPPPALSLANYATMAERYDECRLPDGPLRPCWKSIADEVSALGASGLNDRESQIEQLIRENGSTFQIDTGEGTQTRPWQLATVPMAIADDDWNRLATGLAQRTRVLEAILADLLGPQRLIRERVLPPELLWDNPRFLRVYHNLSVSAGHRLHLVGFDVARASDGAWWVTGDRTRAPSGLGYLLENRIVHGRVFPHLSRAANVRRLASFFGTMRRHFRSLAPRQNENPRVALLTPGHGSYRDFEDAYLARYLGYTLVQGRDLAVRGERLHLKTLGGLLPIEVLWRHVSDRKCDPLELDGHSTEGVTGLLRCKRGGQLAVVNSIGTAIAEMPALIPFLPAAAKLLLGETLQLPSVATYWCGAEKERRYVLEHLDELVLRDAFAVNDTRPVMPVRCTAEEKEALVRRIKAQPNRFVGQHRLAHSVTPVWHGERFEPWHVSLRTFVLQTKTSIEVLPGALARVSPKEDLLSNSPTQGQLTQDCWIVSDKPVDHDTTLLSNDESTIVLRRSGAELPSRVAEHLFWLGRYVERCESIARLLRTTLARLVGEDDLTDPPEMSRLIAALAAVGQLEPDYAIEGLDGAMPQVDSMLPASVFDTSNPRALQISVASALHNATAVRDRISLDAYRIFQSVHADISGSRRPSTINVSRAMERLNRLITHLMAFSGLTAESLTRTHGWRFVLLGRRLERADQTAELLLATMVRPIADEVGLCESILDATDSLMTYRSRYLSLVRPAPTIDLMVTDETNPRSLRFQLNDIQQLLNDLPTEPGRVALGADERLARELQHPLLIADVATLTEVSESGNRAELQRLLELVQARIPQLANAIAGRYLIHTAPEQTLTGDREQTLDESLMPPEATQG